A genomic window from Sphingobacteriales bacterium includes:
- a CDS encoding FKBP-type peptidyl-prolyl cis-trans isomerase, producing MKKLLLLLLIPVLVYSCKKSDAEQARIDKQILLKYIADSSLVVDSTASGLYYAIADSGSGVSPSSGSYITVYYKGYYTDGTIFDQNPAGTPINGFLGGFIPGWIEGLPKIKKGGKIKLLVPSSLAYGNAGYASIPPNTVLIFDVELVDVR from the coding sequence ATGAAGAAATTGCTCTTATTGTTACTTATCCCTGTCCTCGTTTATTCCTGTAAGAAATCGGATGCAGAACAGGCCAGAATAGATAAACAAATCTTATTGAAATATATTGCAGACAGCAGTTTGGTTGTTGACTCCACCGCATCCGGCTTGTATTATGCAATAGCCGATTCAGGCTCAGGTGTTTCCCCGAGTTCAGGTTCTTACATTACAGTTTACTATAAGGGATACTATACTGACGGAACCATTTTCGACCAGAATCCTGCGGGCACACCTATTAACGGATTTTTAGGTGGTTTTATTCCGGGTTGGATAGAGGGCCTTCCAAAAATCAAAAAAGGAGGGAAAATTAAATTACTGGTTCCTTCGTCATTGGCATATGGTAACGCCGGATATGCTTCCATCCCACCGAATACAGTATTGATATTCGACGTTGAACTGGTCGACGTGCGGTAA
- a CDS encoding UbiX family flavin prenyltransferase: protein MKRKIVVSVSGASGAIYAKVLFDKLLALSGSVDNVSVVLSDNAKEVWKFELGNQDYKKYPFDFYEKNDFMAPFASGSARFDTLIICPCSMGTLGRIAGGISNDLTTRAADVVLKERRKLILVVRETPYNLIHISNMKLVTEAGGIICPATPSFYSKPSNFEQLAATVVDRVIDLCGLENTAYRWGE, encoded by the coding sequence ATGAAAAGAAAAATAGTTGTTTCTGTTTCCGGTGCCAGCGGTGCAATATATGCTAAGGTGCTGTTTGATAAGCTTTTAGCCCTAAGTGGCAGTGTGGATAATGTCAGTGTTGTCCTGTCCGATAATGCAAAAGAGGTCTGGAAATTTGAGTTAGGGAATCAGGACTATAAGAAGTATCCGTTTGATTTTTATGAAAAAAATGATTTTATGGCACCCTTTGCATCCGGCAGTGCCCGTTTTGATACTTTAATCATCTGCCCTTGTTCTATGGGTACTTTGGGCAGGATTGCAGGTGGTATCTCCAATGACCTGACGACAAGAGCGGCGGATGTGGTATTAAAAGAGCGCAGGAAACTGATTTTAGTCGTGCGCGAAACACCGTATAACCTGATTCATATCAGCAATATGAAACTGGTTACGGAAGCAGGTGGCATCATTTGCCCGGCAACACCCAGCTTTTACAGTAAACCCAGCAATTTTGAACAGTTGGCGGCAACGGTGGTGGATCGTGTCATCGATTTATGCGGATTGGAGAACACTGCTTACCGTTGGGGCGAGTAA
- a CDS encoding DUF255 domain-containing protein, whose protein sequence is MKTISNKWFLLMLLSAFMIGHSEARTNKAPYAQAEVNWTAIDKAIDETKNANKKFILVDLYTDWCGWCKKMDENTLTDPRQHSQPE, encoded by the coding sequence ATGAAAACAATATCAAACAAATGGTTTTTACTGATGCTTCTTTCTGCATTCATGATAGGTCATAGTGAAGCAAGAACTAATAAAGCCCCTTATGCACAGGCAGAAGTAAACTGGACTGCTATCGACAAAGCTATTGACGAGACGAAAAACGCCAATAAGAAATTTATTCTGGTAGACTTGTATACCGACTGGTGCGGATGGTGTAAAAAGATGGATGAAAATACACTCACGGACCCCCGGCAACATAGCCAGCCTGAATGA
- a CDS encoding DUF255 domain-containing protein produces MKVSTIPTILLFVITTVFTNKSFSTDNKPKTAPTAVTKPAAKPAVTKPAPKPSATKTKPAAAVNANQEVTKKIKWLTWDEMVALNAQNPKKIFIDFYTAWCGWCKVMDKNTFEDTIIAQLMMKDFYCVKFDAERRDDIQFLDKTWKFIPGGRNGYHELAAYFMQGQLSYPTFCVLNSKFELITPLKGYINVPQFEPIISYLGQDFWMPSKGKNMDEYKATYVSPRTTPWVQPQ; encoded by the coding sequence ATGAAAGTTTCGACTATTCCAACTATTCTGCTTTTCGTTATTACCACTGTTTTTACAAACAAATCGTTTAGCACTGATAATAAACCTAAAACGGCTCCAACTGCAGTTACGAAACCTGCAGCCAAACCGGCTGTGACCAAGCCAGCACCAAAACCAAGTGCCACCAAGACCAAACCGGCAGCTGCAGTCAATGCAAACCAGGAAGTCACAAAAAAAATAAAATGGCTGACATGGGATGAAATGGTCGCATTGAACGCTCAGAATCCTAAGAAAATCTTTATAGATTTTTATACAGCCTGGTGCGGCTGGTGCAAAGTGATGGATAAAAACACTTTTGAAGATACCATCATTGCACAATTGATGATGAAAGATTTTTATTGTGTTAAGTTCGATGCGGAAAGAAGAGACGACATTCAGTTCCTGGACAAGACCTGGAAGTTTATACCGGGAGGGCGAAATGGTTATCATGAACTGGCTGCCTATTTTATGCAGGGACAATTGTCCTATCCGACATTTTGTGTCCTTAATTCAAAATTTGAATTAATAACACCTCTCAAAGGATATATCAATGTACCGCAGTTTGAGCCTATCATCAGCTATTTAGGACAAGACTTTTGGATGCCATCTAAAGGGAAAAATATGGATGAATACAAAGCGACTTATGTCAGTCCGAGAACAACCCCATGGGTACAGCCGCAATAG
- a CDS encoding TraB/GumN family protein, translating to MKSLFAVCTLFLILPGCKTPNATQNTNKLNPVKLDAPLSGDKSLLWQISGKGLQQASYLFGTIHLIDQDRYFLGKNTLKKLQKSQELIMELDMENIDVAELAKSSVLKEGTTVKDYMSDSDYTVLQKFMQDSIGITRYNFENGYAKFKPYYLEQLLFTRYMGQRNESYEINLKKIAQDKNIPVSGLETYEEQLKFLDEIPLENQLRSLISTIKNYQDETQELEKLIQLYTRQDLPGLAKAFEDEQDRNMLEKLLDKRNTNWIPQIRKWVQEKACFFAVGAGHLGGEQGIIQLLRNQGYTVQPVSAD from the coding sequence ATGAAATCACTTTTTGCTGTTTGTACGTTATTCCTCATCCTTCCGGGCTGTAAAACACCGAATGCAACCCAGAACACCAACAAGCTGAATCCAGTCAAATTAGATGCTCCGCTGTCTGGTGATAAATCACTGCTCTGGCAGATTTCGGGAAAAGGACTACAGCAGGCCTCTTATTTATTCGGTACCATTCACCTCATCGATCAGGACAGGTACTTTCTGGGGAAAAACACGTTGAAAAAACTGCAGAAAAGCCAGGAGCTGATCATGGAACTCGACATGGAAAATATCGATGTTGCCGAACTGGCAAAATCGAGCGTATTGAAAGAAGGCACTACAGTAAAGGATTACATGAGTGATTCGGATTATACCGTTTTACAAAAATTCATGCAGGACTCCATTGGAATTACCAGGTACAATTTCGAAAACGGTTATGCAAAATTCAAACCTTACTATCTGGAACAGCTGCTGTTCACCCGATACATGGGCCAACGGAATGAATCCTATGAAATAAACCTGAAAAAAATCGCTCAGGATAAAAACATCCCTGTCAGCGGTTTGGAAACCTATGAAGAGCAGCTGAAGTTTTTAGATGAAATCCCGCTGGAAAATCAGCTAAGAAGCCTCATCTCCACCATAAAAAACTATCAGGACGAAACGCAGGAACTCGAAAAACTGATTCAACTCTACACCCGGCAAGACCTGCCCGGACTGGCAAAAGCATTTGAAGATGAACAGGACAGGAATATGCTGGAAAAACTTTTGGACAAACGGAATACAAACTGGATACCGCAAATCAGGAAATGGGTTCAGGAAAAAGCATGTTTTTTTGCTGTTGGCGCAGGCCATTTAGGCGGAGAACAGGGCATCATACAATTGCTGCGGAATCAGGGCTATACCGTTCAGCCCGTTTCTGCCGATTAA
- a CDS encoding NAD-dependent epimerase/dehydratase family protein: MNICIVTGSGGLIGSESVEFFADKFDLIVGIDNDLRSYFFGSDASTSWNKHRLEEKYANYKHYNIDIRNNEELEKVFKEYGEDIKLIVHTAAQPSHDWAAKEPFTDFTVNANGTLNMLEYTRLHCSKAVFIFTSTNKVYGDNPNYLPLVELETRWEIAESHPYYKEGIDEFMSLDHTKHSVFGASKVAADIMCQEYGRYFGMNIGVFRGGCLTGPNHSGAMLHGFLSYLMKCAITGTQYNIFGYKGKQVRDNIHSYDLVNMFWHFYQNPKQGEAYNAGGSRFSNCSMMEGITLCEEISGNKMNYQYVETNRIGDHIWYISDVSKFKQHYPEWNFKYDLHTTLVQIHDSMLKRV, encoded by the coding sequence ATGAATATTTGCATTGTAACCGGCTCCGGGGGATTAATAGGCAGCGAATCAGTAGAATTTTTTGCGGACAAATTTGACCTGATTGTCGGTATCGACAACGACCTCCGCTCCTATTTTTTCGGCAGTGACGCTTCCACATCCTGGAACAAACACCGCCTGGAGGAGAAATATGCCAACTACAAGCACTACAATATTGATATCCGCAATAATGAAGAACTGGAAAAAGTTTTTAAAGAATACGGTGAAGATATAAAATTGATTGTACACACCGCTGCACAACCTTCTCACGACTGGGCGGCTAAAGAGCCGTTTACAGACTTTACGGTAAATGCGAACGGCACCTTGAACATGCTGGAATACACACGACTGCATTGTTCAAAAGCGGTATTCATTTTTACCTCCACGAACAAAGTCTACGGCGACAATCCGAATTACCTGCCGCTGGTGGAACTGGAAACCCGTTGGGAAATTGCGGAAAGCCATCCCTATTACAAGGAAGGGATTGACGAATTCATGAGCCTAGACCACACCAAACACTCCGTGTTTGGCGCTTCCAAAGTGGCTGCCGATATCATGTGTCAGGAATATGGACGTTACTTTGGGATGAATATCGGGGTATTCCGCGGCGGCTGTCTGACAGGACCGAATCACAGCGGTGCCATGCTGCACGGCTTCCTGTCATATCTGATGAAATGCGCCATCACGGGAACACAGTACAACATCTTCGGCTACAAAGGCAAACAGGTTCGCGATAACATACACAGTTATGACCTGGTGAATATGTTCTGGCATTTCTACCAAAACCCAAAACAGGGCGAAGCCTACAATGCCGGCGGCTCCCGATTTTCGAACTGCTCCATGATGGAAGGCATCACGCTGTGCGAAGAAATTTCCGGTAACAAGATGAACTATCAGTATGTGGAAACCAACAGAATCGGCGATCATATCTGGTATATTTCCGACGTATCTAAGTTCAAACAACATTACCCGGAATGGAACTTCAAATACGACCTGCATACCACGCTTGTTCAGATTCATGACAGCATGCTGAAAAGAGTTTAA
- a CDS encoding ABC transporter ATP-binding protein — MTIQLENISKRFGFEWIFKQVNFQFESGGKYAVVGPNGSGKSTLLKIVSGGLVPTSGKMHYSIPHKRVTDFEAASKEIVFAAPYISVIDDFTLEEMYDFHATFKKMNCESKEEFYAVSQLGMHKNKYIKNFSSGMRQRLKLALAFLTLSQVLLLDEPTSNFDTKAIDWYLSLIESYSDDRLVIVGSNQEYEYSFCTNTLIVSDYK, encoded by the coding sequence ATGACCATACAACTGGAAAATATCAGCAAACGTTTTGGATTTGAATGGATTTTCAAACAGGTGAATTTTCAGTTTGAATCCGGTGGAAAATATGCAGTGGTAGGTCCTAACGGCAGCGGAAAATCAACCTTGCTGAAAATCGTGTCAGGCGGCCTTGTGCCCACCTCCGGCAAGATGCATTATTCCATCCCGCATAAACGTGTAACTGACTTTGAGGCTGCCTCTAAAGAAATTGTTTTTGCGGCACCTTATATTTCAGTGATTGACGATTTTACATTGGAAGAAATGTATGATTTTCATGCTACCTTCAAAAAGATGAATTGTGAGTCCAAAGAGGAGTTTTATGCCGTTTCCCAACTGGGGATGCATAAAAACAAATACATCAAGAATTTTTCTTCCGGAATGCGGCAGCGCTTAAAATTAGCACTGGCATTCTTAACCCTGTCGCAGGTTTTGCTGCTCGATGAACCCACTTCTAATTTTGATACCAAAGCCATTGACTGGTATTTGTCCTTAATTGAAAGTTATTCAGATGACCGTTTGGTTATAGTCGGCTCCAATCAGGAGTATGAATACAGCTTTTGCACCAATACACTTATTGTGTCAGACTATAAATAA